One genomic window of Vicia villosa cultivar HV-30 ecotype Madison, WI unplaced genomic scaffold, Vvil1.0 ctg.002187F_1_1, whole genome shotgun sequence includes the following:
- the LOC131638135 gene encoding uncharacterized protein LOC131638135: MAKIFSVLVICVIVFAHQTSAEILKGNALIKNVCNLSPNSKDLCMEILSSDPTKSPNADLKDLAIVALRVAANNASAILTDVKMLIDDANLDPEIQQGLADCKETILDAESQLEDTIAALLIESDVDAQKWLKAALAAITTCDDSIPGNDDVLSVKSHTFRKLCNIVVVITRAMPASRIL; encoded by the coding sequence aTGGCAAAAATCTTCTCGGTTTTGGTTATCTGCGTAATTGTATTTGCTCACCAAACTTCCGCAGAGATTCTTAAAGGCAACGCCTTAATCAAAAACGTATGCAATCTATCACCAAACAGCAAAGATCTCTGCATGGAAATTCTTTCTTCCGACCCAACAAAATCACCAAACGCTGATCTCAAAGACCTAGCAATAGTAGCCCTAAGAGTTGCTGCAAACAACGCTTCAGCAATCTTGACCGACGTGAAGATGTTGATCGACGACGCTAATCTAGACCCTGAGATTCAACAAGGTTTGGCTGATTGTAAGGAGACTATATTGGACGCTGAATCTCAGCTCGAAGACACCATTGCTGCATTGTTGATTGAATCTGATGTTGAtgctcagaaatggttgaagGCTGCTTTGGCTGCTATTACAACGTGCGATGATTCTATTCCTGGGAATGATGATGTTTTGTCTGTCAAGAGTCACACTTTCCGCAAATTGTGCaacattgttgttgttattaccaGGGCTATGCCTGCTTCACGCATCTTATAA